A genomic region of Methanobrevibacter sp. contains the following coding sequences:
- a CDS encoding ribonuclease P protein component 4: MSRGKRPKWMIEIAIERMNILFNRAEMEFITHPERSNRYVELALKLSTKYNTKVPEEWSRRYCKSCKSFLKPGHNSTVRLVNSEVNIFCGECGHVMKIPYHREKKLKRRAKYDSKQKRINE, encoded by the coding sequence TTGAGTAGAGGAAAACGACCAAAGTGGATGATTGAAATAGCGATTGAAAGAATGAACATTCTTTTTAATCGGGCTGAGATGGAATTCATCACCCATCCGGAACGTTCAAATCGCTATGTGGAGTTAGCATTGAAGTTGTCCACCAAATACAATACCAAAGTGCCAGAAGAATGGTCAAGAAGGTATTGCAAGAGTTGCAAGTCCTTTCTCAAGCCTGGTCACAATTCTACCGTCCGGCTAGTTAACTCAGAGGTTAACATTTTTTGTGGTGAATGTGGTCATGTAATGAAAATTCCCTATCACAGGGAGAAAAAGTTAAAAAGGAGAGCTAAGTATGATTCAAAACAAAAAAGAATTAATGAATAG
- a CDS encoding Panacea domain-containing protein encodes MNEDIVYIPEKFKAMIHYIISRCESKENFGRVLLYKLLYFSDFDNYEKYEQPISGEIYLRKRRGPVPSHFFEAIKDLIDEGKINESSELVINYNKYKYSSLTEPDVSLLSMEELQVIDDTINRIAHFYSGEVSQYSHGDIPWRLAKDNEALNYESVFYRDPEYSVRDYDD; translated from the coding sequence ATGAATGAAGATATAGTTTATATTCCTGAAAAATTCAAAGCGATGATACATTATATAATAAGCAGATGCGAATCAAAAGAAAATTTTGGTAGAGTTTTATTATATAAATTATTATATTTTTCTGATTTTGACAATTATGAAAAATACGAACAGCCAATAAGTGGAGAAATTTACTTAAGGAAAAGAAGAGGGCCTGTTCCTTCACATTTTTTTGAAGCAATTAAAGATTTAATTGATGAAGGAAAAATCAATGAATCATCCGAACTTGTAATAAATTATAACAAATATAAGTATTCATCTTTAACTGAACCTGATGTTAGTTTATTATCTATGGAAGAATTGCAAGTAATTGATGATACAATTAACAGGATTGCTCATTTCTATTCCGGTGAAGTAAGTCAATATTCTCACGGAGACATTCCATGGAGATTAGCAAAAGATAATGAAGCATTAAATTATGAATCAGTATTTTACCGAGATCCAGAGTACTCTGTGAGGGATTATGATGACTGA